The following are encoded in a window of Francisella tularensis subsp. tularensis genomic DNA:
- a CDS encoding DUF2147 domain-containing protein has translation MLRNLIVIIVAIFVFSFAYTEEDWQGLYATGYWLQRDSVTKTNIAVIHAYDNQNGNLNAEVYVPLSNVDDGIIHEPIIYCEKCGKGDAYGNLYDYSSGKDKYQGLEFVWNAKKTDNGNLAKGKGPLYTDGAVLNPHDGKYYHVKARTVEYGKKIYVRAYWGFLGKSEHWQRISADQAQKIKNLCGLTADNVYTYEDKNGKVNNKELFKECATRNFVKDPL, from the coding sequence ATGTTGCGTAATTTAATTGTTATAATTGTTGCTATTTTTGTATTTTCTTTTGCTTATACAGAAGAAGATTGGCAAGGTCTTTATGCTACTGGCTACTGGTTGCAGCGAGATAGTGTTACAAAAACAAATATTGCCGTAATTCATGCATATGATAATCAGAATGGTAATTTAAATGCTGAAGTTTATGTGCCATTATCAAACGTTGATGATGGTATAATCCATGAACCAATTATTTACTGTGAAAAATGTGGAAAAGGCGATGCTTATGGTAATCTTTATGATTATTCAAGTGGCAAAGATAAATATCAAGGCTTAGAGTTTGTTTGGAATGCCAAAAAAACTGATAATGGTAATCTTGCTAAGGGTAAGGGCCCACTATATACAGATGGAGCTGTTTTGAATCCTCATGATGGTAAATACTATCATGTAAAAGCTCGTACAGTAGAGTATGGTAAAAAGATATATGTAAGAGCTTATTGGGGATTTTTAGGCAAGAGTGAGCATTGGCAAAGAATATCTGCCGATCAAGCTCAAAAGATAAAAAACCTATGTGGATTGACAGCTGATAATGTCTATACTTATGAGGATAAAAACGGTAAGGTTAACAATAAAGAGCTATTTAAAGAATGTGCCACCAGAAACTTTGTAAAAGATCCTTTATAG
- the mutL gene encoding DNA mismatch repair endonuclease MutL, which yields MQPQQHDYRQIKILPESLANQIAAGEVIERPSSVVKELIENAIDAGATQIIIEIQEGGKSLIRIRDNGKGIAQQDLKLALAPHATSKVYTLDELEAVASMGFRGEALASIASVAKLKIISKHQNSQDAWQINNQTREVMPVAHVTGTTIEVSELFYNTPARRKFLKKDNTEFLHIYDLLKKYMLCYFGIAFKLIHNGKEVKDLLIAEEVQLKYNRVLDLYSREFIENAIYVDKQVGDAHLWGWVASPRFNRARADMQSFYINGRIIKDKIVSHAIKNAYKDVMYGNRYPAFLLYLDIDYCEVDVNVHPAKSEVRFRNQKFIYDFLFGNINKAITTSADIKVSSHQQVISQERQTSNNNPLNIGNMSLDISIDDEKEESSNTSLLDKYFNNQNSQENEIRISQQSKSNGLGQAICQIHGIYILSQVEDGVVLVDMHAAHERILYEEMKKTWHANADKFKQNLLMPLTCQLSSSIVAAVDENVEVFKKLGFEISVVADDAILVRSTPIYVKDKDIQTLITNIATELISSSKTKSVEFYLNHILATVSCHAAVRANDKLSIPEMNHLLRQMETVENSGQCNHGRPTWVKLNFAQLDSFFLRGR from the coding sequence ATGCAACCACAACAACATGATTATCGTCAAATAAAAATTCTACCTGAGAGTTTAGCTAACCAGATAGCTGCTGGTGAGGTTATCGAAAGACCATCTTCAGTAGTCAAAGAACTTATTGAAAATGCAATTGATGCCGGAGCAACTCAGATAATAATCGAAATTCAAGAGGGCGGTAAATCATTAATCAGAATTAGAGATAATGGTAAAGGAATCGCACAACAAGACTTAAAATTAGCTTTGGCACCTCATGCAACAAGTAAGGTCTATACCTTGGATGAACTTGAAGCTGTGGCTAGTATGGGTTTTCGTGGCGAGGCTTTGGCAAGTATAGCTTCTGTTGCTAAACTAAAAATTATCTCAAAGCATCAGAATTCACAAGATGCTTGGCAAATTAATAACCAAACTAGAGAAGTTATGCCAGTAGCACATGTGACAGGAACAACTATAGAGGTTAGTGAGCTTTTCTATAATACTCCTGCACGCCGTAAGTTTCTTAAAAAAGATAATACGGAGTTTTTACATATTTATGATTTACTCAAAAAGTATATGCTTTGCTATTTTGGTATTGCTTTTAAACTTATTCATAATGGTAAGGAAGTCAAAGATTTACTTATAGCTGAAGAAGTTCAACTTAAATATAATCGTGTTTTAGATTTATATAGTCGCGAGTTTATTGAAAATGCCATTTATGTAGACAAACAAGTTGGTGATGCCCATCTGTGGGGATGGGTAGCTAGTCCAAGATTTAATCGAGCTCGAGCTGATATGCAGAGTTTCTATATAAATGGACGTATAATTAAAGACAAAATTGTTAGCCATGCGATAAAAAATGCCTATAAAGATGTGATGTATGGCAATCGCTATCCAGCATTTTTACTTTACCTTGATATTGATTATTGTGAGGTTGATGTAAATGTTCATCCAGCAAAAAGTGAAGTACGTTTTAGAAATCAAAAATTCATCTATGACTTTCTCTTTGGTAATATCAATAAGGCGATAACTACTAGTGCGGATATAAAAGTATCTAGCCACCAACAAGTAATCAGTCAAGAACGACAAACTAGTAATAATAATCCGCTTAATATTGGTAATATGAGTTTGGATATCAGTATTGATGATGAAAAAGAAGAAAGCTCAAATACAAGCTTATTAGACAAGTACTTTAATAATCAAAATTCTCAAGAAAATGAAATTCGTATTAGCCAACAGTCGAAGTCTAATGGATTAGGACAAGCTATTTGTCAAATTCATGGTATATATATTCTCTCGCAAGTTGAGGATGGTGTTGTACTTGTAGATATGCATGCAGCACATGAAAGAATACTTTATGAAGAGATGAAAAAAACTTGGCATGCAAATGCTGATAAATTTAAACAAAACCTGTTAATGCCGCTTACATGTCAACTATCTAGCAGTATAGTTGCAGCTGTTGATGAGAATGTTGAAGTATTTAAAAAGTTGGGTTTTGAAATATCAGTAGTTGCCGATGATGCAATACTTGTACGTTCAACTCCAATATATGTCAAAGATAAAGACATACAAACCTTAATAACCAACATAGCTACCGAGCTGATATCTTCAAGTAAGACAAAGAGCGTCGAATTTTACTTAAACCATATTTTAGCCACAGTATCTTGTCACGCAGCTGTACGAGCAAATGATAAGTTAAGTATACCA